The Phycisphaerales bacterium region AGAGCGAAGATGCATCTGAATACAGCAGTTGATTTGATGGCAGAAATTGTTGCCATGAGGGCTACCACTCTGCTCACTCTTAGCACGCTGAGAGCCAGCTCGTATTACCAATCGTATCCGAGCCGCTGAAGCACAGGCTCCATGACCGGTCTGATGGCGTCGAGCGTCTGTTGATCTATTGCCTCTCGCCACTTATTGGCGCGACTGGGATCAACGCTTGAAACAACCTGATCAACTATTTCTGGGTCAGATTCTAATTGTGTCACGTCAAAAATACGTTCCATGATCTGGCGAGGACCATTGACGAATTCTTCATAACGGTACCTAAAGTACTGATTCGATGGCAGCGCCTGCCCATCCTCAATTGCACGTGTGATTGTTCCCGCCCACTGTCGAGCCAGCACGACATGAGGTGGATCATCTTCCAGCCACTGACGCCAGCCGCTAGGCCTTGGACCCCAAAATTTCAAAGGCTGCTTGGTAATTTTCCGTTTGAGCGCTGCCATGGCAGGCAACATATAAGCTGGCCACCCCCAGACCGGTGTCTCCAATGCACGCTGAACTATTCGGCGACTTGGAATGCCGCCACTCATAATGTTCTTGGTTGATTGAATGACACTGCGACCATCACGGATGATCTGTATAAAAATCGCGTCCGGAAAGATTTCATGAATGAAACTGATACGTAGGCAGTTGCTCGGTGTCTTCTCAATCAGACGAGCTCGTCCGCGATCATTGACAAAGCGACTGAATTGCTTGTGTATGTGGCGCTTAATCCGAGGTGTCACATCGCTGGCCGTCAGAACATCATCCTTACGATAACTATTGCCCCAGGTCCACACATGACGTGGCTCTGACCAATAGGCCAGTGATGGATGCTCAGAAAAGACTCCGCCCATGTATGTCGTGCTCGAGCGCTGGGTACCCAGCAAGATGATTGGACGATCAATCATTTGGAGTGATCTTTGTTTGATGATTTTTTGTGCCTACCAAGTTCCCGACCAGTATACAGCGATCACTCTACCGTCGGTCTTGCTGAACCGGATATCTGGTGCTTCACCTGGGAACGAGTAGACACGGAAAATCTATTGCCATTGATAATCAACTAGACACATCCAATCGCAATTTTTCATTGAATAGATCGCCGATTTAGAAATCGATGATTTTTGGTTCAATCAGCTTCAAGACACTGTCGCCTTCGGTAATCTCGATCATTGCATTGATCGGCACATCTGTGAATTCTTGCTGTTGACCAGAACTCGGCCATGTCACCGTTAACCGACCGATGGCTGTTGCATCTCCGAGACCAATCTCTTGTCGTCTGGGCGAACCACCAAAGCTGCTTACTGAACCAACCGCCCGGTGCAAAGTACGAGCACCTGATGGTGCGTCTAGATCAACTTGAATTCGAGCACCATAGGCACTGCGGTTACTTTCGATTCCAATGAGATGAACGGTTAGGTATGCCTGCTCATTACCAGGGTTAAGAAACAAGGCATTGTGAAATGCATCACCTGGATAGAAGCCCCCTACCTGGTGATAGACATCTTGATCACCATCGTTATCAATGTCAGCAAAAGCAACACCGTGGCCTTTCTGCAAATGGCCAAATCCGCCCGCTCGAGTAACATCCTGAAAACCACGCCCCGCATCATTGCGCAACATCACATTGGGCATAATGCTCTCATAACTTGGATTGCCTGTCGTCAAATACATATCGAGATAACCATCGTTATCGAGATCACCAAAGTTTGCTCCCATTGGCAACAATGGCCTATCGATGCCAGCCTGCACAGTCTGATTCGAGAAAGTCCCATCAGCGTTATTTCGATAAAGTGCCGGCGAAGCGCCACTATGTGGTTGACCAAGGTAATCAGCCGCAAGATCTTCCAGCTTGGCGTCATAAGCGGTAACAAACAAGTCAAGCCAACCGTCATTGTCATAGTCGAAGAACCACGGAACAAAGCTACGCCCAATTGGCCCCTGAACACCAACCTCTTCAGCAATATCAGTGAATGTCATGTTTCCATTATTTCGATAGAGACGATTACGGCCCAGATTCGAGACATAAAGATCGAGATCTCCATCGTTGTCATAGTCACCAGCAGTAGCACCCTTGGCATAACGATCATTGGTCACACCCGCCATAATGGACACATCTCGAAATGTCCCATCGCCACGATTCTGAAACATCTGTGAAGGATATGAGCCACCCGTTGCTTCTTCAGGTGGAAAATAGGTGTGATCAGCTCTTGACTCGTTCGCAACGTAAAGGTCAACATGCCCATCATTATTAAAGTCACCAAAAACAGCCGCCTGGGTTGGGCTCGCTGGCATTGCAAGGCCGACTTCATGAGTCACATCTTTGAAGACGCCATAACCATCATTACGTAATAGTGAGTTTCGAATTCGACCTTCATCAAACAGCCACGCGCCGCGCAGAACGAGAATGTCAACATCTCCGTCACTATCATAGTCCGCGCCAATGATGTTCAAACCACCAAGCTGCTGACTAAGATTTGAGTGTTTTGAAATGTCAGAAAATGTGCCATCACCATTATTCACATTAAAGGTCATTGCCCCAGAGGGATCAATGGTAGATGTCACAACATCGAGCAGCCGATCGCCATTGAAATCATCAACAATGCAACCACCACAAAGGTTAAATTCATCAAGACCAAGCCTCGGCGCAACATCTGGGAAGCGTTCAATCTGATGTTCAGAATCATAGGTATCAACTGGAATCTGCTGGCGACTGGGGATGCCCTTGGACTGTTCACCGAGGGCCATGCTTGCAATATTCAAAAGCCATCGAGAACGAAGATTCTCTGGATCCTGCTCGAGGTGGTCAAGGTAAGCCGCCTTCGCTTGAGCCGCTGGCTCATCAACGCTATGCACACCTCCAGCTGCCAATGGAAAAAGACAGCAGTCGGCATTATGGCGATTCACACAGTTTTCAACCTCCGCAAGCCGAAGGTAAGCCAAGCCACGAAGCTGATGCAGCTGGGGGTTGTCTTGCAGAAACTTGGGATTGTCCTCAAACTTTTCAAAGAGTGCATCAACTTCTTCGATTGCAGCTTCAACCTGGCCATCTTGGAGCAGCTGTAGAATGAGTTGGCGAGTCAAAACGGAATACTGAGCGAGATTACCTTTGATGGCATCCCGGTTTTCTCTGATCCTAATTACTGCGCCACGTTCAAAAAATCCACCTTCCGCGGTGTAGAGTTCTTGGGCAATGGCCTCAAATTCTCTTCGATTCGCTGCCGATAAATTTTCAGTACCGGAAATCATATCGGAATCAGTATGTGGCGATCTGACGGTGTTCTTTGACAGCTGATCTTC contains the following coding sequences:
- a CDS encoding CRTAC1 family protein, giving the protein MRLPKSRPALLLGGMFLILTGCTEDQLSKNTVRSPHTDSDMISGTENLSAANRREFEAIAQELYTAEGGFFERGAVIRIRENRDAIKGNLAQYSVLTRQLILQLLQDGQVEAAIEEVDALFEKFEDNPKFLQDNPQLHQLRGLAYLRLAEVENCVNRHNADCCLFPLAAGGVHSVDEPAAQAKAAYLDHLEQDPENLRSRWLLNIASMALGEQSKGIPSRQQIPVDTYDSEHQIERFPDVAPRLGLDEFNLCGGCIVDDFNGDRLLDVVTSTIDPSGAMTFNVNNGDGTFSDISKHSNLSQQLGGLNIIGADYDSDGDVDILVLRGAWLFDEGRIRNSLLRNDGYGVFKDVTHEVGLAMPASPTQAAVFGDFNNDGHVDLYVANESRADHTYFPPEEATGGSYPSQMFQNRGDGTFRDVSIMAGVTNDRYAKGATAGDYDNDGDLDLYVSNLGRNRLYRNNGNMTFTDIAEEVGVQGPIGRSFVPWFFDYDNDGWLDLFVTAYDAKLEDLAADYLGQPHSGASPALYRNNADGTFSNQTVQAGIDRPLLPMGANFGDLDNDGYLDMYLTTGNPSYESIMPNVMLRNDAGRGFQDVTRAGGFGHLQKGHGVAFADIDNDGDQDVYHQVGGFYPGDAFHNALFLNPGNEQAYLTVHLIGIESNRSAYGARIQVDLDAPSGARTLHRAVGSVSSFGGSPRRQEIGLGDATAIGRLTVTWPSSGQQQEFTDVPINAMIEITEGDSVLKLIEPKIIDF
- a CDS encoding sulfotransferase yields the protein MIDRPIILLGTQRSSTTYMGGVFSEHPSLAYWSEPRHVWTWGNSYRKDDVLTASDVTPRIKRHIHKQFSRFVNDRGRARLIEKTPSNCLRISFIHEIFPDAIFIQIIRDGRSVIQSTKNIMSGGIPSRRIVQRALETPVWGWPAYMLPAMAALKRKITKQPLKFWGPRPSGWRQWLEDDPPHVVLARQWAGTITRAIEDGQALPSNQYFRYRYEEFVNGPRQIMERIFDVTQLESDPEIVDQVVSSVDPSRANKWREAIDQQTLDAIRPVMEPVLQRLGYDW